In a genomic window of Oncorhynchus kisutch isolate 150728-3 linkage group LG9, Okis_V2, whole genome shotgun sequence:
- the LOC109878575 gene encoding alpha-(1,3)-fucosyltransferase 9-like has product MSTPVSQGVLRPVLIGCFFMACFVGIFLIYYKPQIKFLSCPTDQASHEGKAGCSPCPQVSIAGNHTGQKTHHAQTAIQADDDGDTNTIILIWMWPFGHAFDIDSCVYFNIKGCHLTVDKNLYSKAHGVIFHHRDIHGDLKNMPQEQRPWFQKWVWWNGESPANTNRIPGVDHLFNLTASYRLDSDIKVPYGSLVEVTSEDKIFELPKKDKLVCWVVSNWNPNYKRVQVFNELSRHVKIEAYGRHFSRYLENEDYSKTLSSCKFYLAFENSIYKDYATEKLFNAMKLGAVPVVLGPSRDNYEQFIPRDSFIHVDDFSSTEELAKKLLFLDQNEEEYMSYFTWRKNFKVQGWWFGLEHACRSCDYIRRNKGYKTFQNLNKWFWG; this is encoded by the coding sequence ATGTCCACTCCGGTTTCTCAGGGGGTTCTACGGCCTGTTCTGATTGGCTGTTTTTTTATGGCATGCTTCGTGGGAATATTCTTAATTTACTACAAACCCCAGATCAAGTTCCTTTCATGCCCTACTGACCAGGCATCCCACGAGGGGAAGGCTGGTTGTTCTCCTTGCCCTCAAGTAAGTATTGCAGGGAACCACACAGGGCAAAAAACACACCATGCACAGACAGCCATTCAGGCCGATGATGACGGAGACACAAACACTATCATTTTGATCTGGATGTGGCCATTTGGTCATGCCTTTGACATAGACTCTTGTGTCTACTTTAACATCAAAGGCTGTCACCTAACAGTGGATAAAAACCTTTACAGCAAGGCGCACGGTGTCATATTCCACCATAGAGACATCCATGGAGACCTGAAGAACATGCCCCAAGAGCAACGTCCATGGTTCCAGAAATGGGTGTGGTGGAATGGAGAATCACCGGCTAACACAAACAGGATCCCTGGTGTTGACCACTTGTTCAATTTGACTGCGAGTTATCGACTGGATTCTGATATCAAGGTTCCATATGGGTCGCTTGTCGAGGTAACCAGTGAGGATAAAATCTTTGAGCTGCCCAAGAAGGACAAATTAGTCTGCTGGGTAGTGAGCAACTGGAACCCAAACTACAAGAGGGTACAGGTGTTCAACGAGCTCAGTAGGCATGTCAAAATAGAGGCCTATGGGAGACATTTTAGTAGATACCTAGAAAACGAAGACTACTCAAAGACGCTGTCCAGCTGTAAATTCTACCTGGCATTTGAAAACTCCATCTACAAAGACTATGCTACAGAGAAGCTGTTCAACGCTATGAAGTTGGGAGCAGTCCCCGTTGTTCTAGGTCCATCCAGGGACAACTACGAGCAATTTATCCCAAGGGACTCTTTTATCCATGTGGATGATTTCTCCTCTACAGAGGAGCTGGCAAAGAAGCTTCTCTTTCTCGACCAGAACGAGGAAGAATACATGAGTTACTTCACCTGGCGAAAGAACTTTAAAGTCCAGGGATGGTGGTTTGGACTTGAGCACGCCTGTCGCTCATGTGATTACATTAGAAGAAATAAAGGATACAAAACTTTTCAGAATCTAAATAAATGGTTTTGGGGCTAA